The sequence CCGACGAGATGCGCAAGAGCGGCGACGCCACCGACGCCGACAAGTTCGACAACCTCGCCAAGATCGCGCTGCAGCGCCAGATCAGCGCCGAGCGCGAGGCGACCGGCGCCGAGCCGCAGATCGCGGCACAGACCGAGATCGTCGACAAGCTCAAGAGCGGCCTCAACGGCATGAAGGACAAGCTCGTCGAGCTCAAGAACAAGCGCAGCGAGCTTCTCGCGCGCGCCAAGGTCGCCGAGGCGCAGACCAAGGTGCAGGACGCAGTGGGCTCGATCAACGTGCTCGACCCCACCAGCGAGCTGGGCCGGTTCGAGGACAAGGTCCGTCGCCAGGAGGCCATCGCTCAGGGCAAGATCGAGCTCGCGGCGTCCAGCCTCGACGCGCAGTTCGAGAGCCTGGAAGACCTCGGCGAGCTGACCGAGGTCGAGGCGCGTCTCGCCGAGCTCAAGGCCGGCGGCAGCGCTCCCCGTCAGGCCATCGAAGGCAACTGACACCACCAGCGGGTGTCCCGGGCCGTGCGCCCGGGACATCCGCGCTCTTCTTCTCGGAGGCACCCATGGTGCGATTCCTCGTCATCCCGCAGTGGCAGGGTTCCCCCGCACCGCGCGCGATGCTCCTCGTCGACGGTGCCGCAGCCATCGCCGGAGACCTTCCCCGTGCAGCCACGACCGTGCTGGAGGTGCCGGTCGAGGCGGGTGAATCCCTCGGCACCGGGGTGCGCCGCCTGAGCGCGCTGCTGCGCACACGCGAGCTCACCCACGGGCACATCGACTCGGATACGGTCGTGATCGGCGGCGACTGCAGCATCACCGTCGCCGCGATCGATGCACTCCCCGGCGGCACCGACGATCTCGCCGTCGTGTGGTGCGACGCCCACGCCGACCTCCATACGCCCGATACCTCTCCCTCCGGAGCCTTCTCCGGAATGGCGTTGCGCGCCCTGCTCGGCGAGGGCGAGGAGCAGCTCGTCCTCTCCCCCGCGATCCGCGCCGACCGGGTGGTAACCGTGGGCGTGCGCAATCTCGACGACGCCGAGGTCGCCCCCCTCGAGGGTCTGACGAACCTCTCGGTCGACGACCTCGAACAACCCGATGCGCTGCTCGACGCGGTCAGAGCGACCGGGGCATCACGGGTCTGGGTCCACATCGACGTGGATGTGCTCGACCCCTCCGACTTCGCCGGTGTCTCCTCCTCCGTGCCGTTCGGGCTCTCCCCCGCAGCGCTGAGCACTGCCATCCGCGCGCTGCGCACCGAGATCCCACTGGCCGGCGCGACGATCGCCGGATTCGCCCCGCGAACGCCGGCCGATGCGGTCGACGACCTCGGAGCACTGCTCCGGTTGGTCGGAGCCGTGGCGTGAACCCGGCTGCGGACTGGCGTCCTGCCGCCGACGAGGCGCTGGCCCGCGGGCGTCGCCTCGACCGTCGGATCCCCGCGTTCCTGCTGCGTTCGCCGATCAGTCGCCTCGGCTACGCCTGGGGCACGGCTGTCGGGTGGCTCTGGGGTTCGCTGTGGAGCACCGGCCCCGTCGAGAGGCGGGCCGGGCTGTGGATCTTCCGGGGCATGCCGAGCTGGACCTTCAACCGTGGGGGCGTGTGCGTCGGCGGGTGCTTCCTCACCGGTGACGCCCGCCCGAGCGATGCCGTCCTGCGTCACGAGGCCGTGCACAAGGAGCAGTGGCTCCGCTACGGCTTCCTGATGCCGGTGCTGTATCTGTTCGCCGGCCGGGATCCTCTGCGCAACCGCTTCGAGATCGAGGCGGGGCTGGAAGACGGCAACTACGTGCGCCGGTCGCGCTGACGCCGCGCTCGCGTGGTCAGCGGTCGGCGGGCAGCAGGCCGAAGCGCTCGGGGGTGCGGATGAGTGCGGGCGAGACCTGCAGCGCGCTCGTCAGGTGTTCGACGATGTCGGCGGTGCCCAGGTAGCCACCGAGCAGCGTGACGCGCGTCTCGATCTCGTCGTCGCACATCATCTCGTCGGCCCACGCGCAGGTCGCGCGTGCCAGGGCCTGACCGGGGGCGCAGGCGCGGCCACTGCCGGGAGCACCGGAACGCTGCTCGCGCGCGAGCCACGTGACGGTCATCCGTCCCGGAGCCTCGATCACGCCGATATCGGCTACCGTGGGCACCTCGATGAAGATGCGGC is a genomic window of Microbacterium maritypicum containing:
- a CDS encoding PspA/IM30 family protein, producing the protein MTKQSIFGRISTLVRANINSLLDSAEDPQKMIDQLVRDYTNSIADAESAIAETIGNLRLLERDHEEDVQAATEWGNKALAASRKADEMRKSGDATDADKFDNLAKIALQRQISAEREATGAEPQIAAQTEIVDKLKSGLNGMKDKLVELKNKRSELLARAKVAEAQTKVQDAVGSINVLDPTSELGRFEDKVRRQEAIAQGKIELAASSLDAQFESLEDLGELTEVEARLAELKAGGSAPRQAIEGN
- a CDS encoding arginase family protein, whose product is MVRFLVIPQWQGSPAPRAMLLVDGAAAIAGDLPRAATTVLEVPVEAGESLGTGVRRLSALLRTRELTHGHIDSDTVVIGGDCSITVAAIDALPGGTDDLAVVWCDAHADLHTPDTSPSGAFSGMALRALLGEGEEQLVLSPAIRADRVVTVGVRNLDDAEVAPLEGLTNLSVDDLEQPDALLDAVRATGASRVWVHIDVDVLDPSDFAGVSSSVPFGLSPAALSTAIRALRTEIPLAGATIAGFAPRTPADAVDDLGALLRLVGAVA
- a CDS encoding SIP domain-containing protein — protein: MNTSLETRSTRAARRAARQRAHHLVTADEQSLTELEVFLTTLPLCASGRIFIEVPTVADIGVIEAPGRMTVTWLAREQRSGAPGSGRACAPGQALARATCAWADEMMCDDEIETRVTLLGGYLGTADIVEHLTSALQVSPALIRTPERFGLLPADR